One genomic region from Knoellia sp. p5-6-4 encodes:
- a CDS encoding NCS2 family permease — MSKSSTATRRALSTGALDSFFQITERGSTVGREVRGGLATFFTMAYIIVLNPLIIGTQADSTGQFLGGGTAPNLHMVAAATALVAGVMTLLMGVVANYPLALATGLGLNAFVTFGVAKLPEMTWADAMGLVVLEGIIITVLVLTGFRQAVFKAIPAQLKTAISVGIGLFITIIGFVDAGFVRKPAGGPVPVELGIGGFLTGWPLLVFVAGLLAIIVMMVKGVKGAILYGIVGATVLAVVVETIAKIGGQANDKGEVVNPAGWGLNVPAIPETIVDLPDFGLLGQFSLLGSFSKIGVVAALLLVFTLLLADFFDTMGTMVAIGSEAKLLDKEGNPPNAEKILIVDSVAAMAGGAASVSSNTSYIESASGVGEGARTGLASVVTGVLFLLATFLAPLVNIVPYEAATPALVIVGFLMMQQVKGIDWDDLEIAIPAFLTIVLMPFTYSITVGIGAGFVVYTLIKVVRGKTAQIHPILWGVSALFVVYFAIDPLRSAAGL, encoded by the coding sequence ATGTCGAAGTCCTCCACCGCGACGCGCAGGGCCCTGTCCACCGGCGCCCTCGACTCGTTCTTCCAGATCACCGAGCGTGGCTCGACCGTCGGGCGCGAGGTCCGCGGCGGTCTGGCCACCTTCTTCACGATGGCCTACATCATCGTGCTCAACCCGCTCATCATCGGCACCCAGGCCGACTCCACCGGGCAGTTCCTCGGTGGCGGCACCGCCCCGAACCTGCACATGGTGGCCGCCGCGACCGCCCTGGTCGCCGGTGTGATGACCCTGCTCATGGGTGTCGTCGCCAACTACCCGCTGGCGCTGGCCACCGGCCTCGGGCTCAACGCCTTCGTCACGTTCGGCGTGGCCAAGCTCCCGGAGATGACCTGGGCCGACGCCATGGGCCTGGTGGTGCTCGAGGGCATCATCATCACGGTGCTGGTGCTCACCGGCTTCCGGCAGGCGGTCTTCAAGGCGATCCCCGCCCAGCTCAAGACCGCGATCAGCGTCGGCATCGGCCTGTTCATCACCATCATCGGGTTCGTCGACGCCGGCTTCGTGCGCAAGCCGGCCGGGGGCCCGGTGCCGGTCGAGCTCGGCATCGGCGGCTTCCTCACGGGCTGGCCGCTGCTGGTCTTCGTCGCCGGCCTGCTGGCCATCATCGTCATGATGGTCAAGGGCGTGAAGGGAGCGATCCTCTACGGCATCGTCGGCGCCACCGTGCTCGCGGTCGTCGTCGAGACCATCGCCAAGATCGGCGGTCAGGCCAACGACAAGGGCGAGGTCGTCAACCCGGCCGGCTGGGGCCTGAACGTCCCGGCGATCCCCGAGACGATCGTCGACCTGCCGGACTTCGGCCTGCTCGGCCAGTTCAGCCTGCTCGGCTCGTTCTCCAAGATCGGCGTCGTGGCCGCCCTGCTGCTGGTCTTCACCCTGCTGCTCGCCGACTTCTTCGACACGATGGGCACGATGGTCGCCATCGGCTCCGAGGCCAAGCTGCTCGACAAGGAGGGCAACCCGCCCAACGCCGAGAAGATCCTCATCGTCGACTCCGTCGCCGCCATGGCCGGTGGCGCCGCCTCGGTCTCGTCGAACACCTCCTACATCGAGTCGGCCTCCGGTGTCGGCGAGGGCGCGCGCACCGGTCTGGCGTCGGTGGTCACCGGTGTGCTGTTCCTGCTGGCGACCTTCCTGGCGCCGCTCGTGAACATCGTCCCCTACGAGGCGGCCACGCCCGCGCTCGTCATCGTCGGCTTCCTGATGATGCAGCAGGTCAAGGGCATCGACTGGGACGACCTCGAGATCGCGATCCCCGCGTTCCTCACCATCGTGCTGATGCCGTTCACCTACTCCATCACCGTGGGCATCGGCGCGGGCTTCGTCGTCTACACCCTGATCAAGGTCGTCCGCGGCAAGACCGCCCAGATCCACCCCATCCTCTGGGGTGTCTCGGCGCTGTTCGTGGTCTACTTCGCGATCGACCCGCTGCGCAGCGCCGCCGGCCTCTGA
- a CDS encoding MarR family transcriptional regulator, protein MTSSDRRAVSAGLSPSAVAAVAGEIRLACMRISRRIRFESTHEVPPHQFSVLARLQEAPRTPGELAEIERVSAPSMTRTVAALVERGLVARTADPSDGRQVILSLTDEAKRVLKEIRRRRDQWMTVRVKALSPEDQEVLRKAAAILTRVASE, encoded by the coding sequence ATGACGTCATCGGACCGCCGCGCGGTGAGCGCGGGCCTGTCGCCCTCCGCTGTCGCCGCCGTGGCCGGCGAGATCCGCCTGGCCTGCATGCGCATCTCGCGCCGCATCCGTTTCGAGAGCACGCACGAGGTGCCGCCGCACCAGTTCAGCGTGCTGGCACGGCTGCAGGAGGCGCCGCGCACGCCGGGCGAGCTGGCGGAGATCGAGCGGGTCAGCGCCCCCAGCATGACGCGCACCGTGGCCGCGCTCGTGGAGCGTGGCCTCGTCGCGCGCACCGCCGACCCCTCGGACGGGCGGCAGGTCATCCTGTCGCTGACCGACGAGGCGAAGCGGGTGCTCAAGGAGATCCGCCGCCGGCGCGACCAGTGGATGACCGTGCGCGTCAAGGCGCTCAGCCCCGAGGACCAGGAGGTCCTGCGCAAGGCCGCCGCCATCCTGACGAGGGTGGCCAGCGAATGA
- a CDS encoding MFS transporter yields MSPTFSSLSIRNYRIYATGAFISNIGTWMGRVAQDWLVLTELTDHSSQALGIVTGLQFLPFLLLAPWAGMIADRFPKRRTLVLTQTGLAASSLLLGLLVVTGVAELWMVYAIALFTGVATAIDNPARQSFVSEMVPREKLANAVSLNSASFNAGRLIGPGIAGLTIAWFNTGVALLLNTLTFVAVLVALVLLRPRELRPAPVTRGKGAITDGLRYVRNRPDLILVMGLVFVLGTFGMNFQITTALMATREFDKGPEEYGLLGSIMAIGSLAAALLSARRSQPRLRILLTALVGFVLATAAAALAPTYALFAVALVPVGLAALTALTTANAMVQLRVEPYMRGRVMALYMAIFMGGTPVGAPIIGWIGDVFGPRWTIAIGTVAVGMALAGVSVWLARHENVRVSYESQRRPRFRVSTSPVSEAVPEAAR; encoded by the coding sequence ATGAGCCCGACGTTCTCGTCGCTGTCCATCCGCAACTACCGCATCTACGCCACCGGCGCCTTCATCTCCAACATCGGCACGTGGATGGGCCGGGTCGCCCAGGACTGGCTGGTGCTCACCGAGCTCACCGACCACTCGTCGCAGGCGCTGGGCATCGTCACCGGGCTGCAGTTCCTGCCCTTCCTGCTGCTGGCGCCGTGGGCCGGCATGATCGCCGACCGGTTCCCGAAGCGGCGCACGCTCGTCCTCACCCAGACCGGGCTGGCGGCCTCGAGCCTGTTGCTCGGCCTGCTCGTCGTCACGGGGGTGGCCGAGCTGTGGATGGTCTACGCCATCGCGCTGTTCACCGGTGTCGCCACCGCCATCGACAACCCGGCCCGGCAGTCGTTCGTCTCCGAGATGGTGCCGCGCGAGAAGCTGGCCAACGCCGTCTCCCTCAACAGCGCGTCGTTCAACGCCGGGCGGCTGATCGGCCCGGGCATCGCCGGCCTGACCATCGCCTGGTTCAACACCGGCGTGGCGCTGCTGCTCAACACCCTGACCTTCGTGGCGGTGCTCGTCGCGCTCGTGCTGCTGCGGCCGAGGGAGCTGCGGCCCGCCCCGGTCACCCGGGGCAAGGGCGCCATCACCGACGGGCTGCGCTACGTCAGGAACCGCCCCGACCTCATCCTCGTCATGGGCCTGGTGTTCGTGCTCGGCACCTTCGGCATGAACTTCCAGATCACCACGGCCCTGATGGCGACCCGCGAGTTCGACAAGGGGCCCGAGGAGTACGGCCTGCTCGGCTCGATCATGGCGATCGGGTCGCTGGCCGCGGCCCTGCTCTCGGCTCGCCGCTCCCAGCCGCGGCTGCGCATCCTGCTCACCGCCCTGGTGGGCTTCGTGCTGGCGACCGCGGCCGCTGCGCTCGCGCCGACCTACGCGCTCTTCGCCGTCGCCCTCGTGCCGGTGGGCCTCGCCGCCCTGACCGCGCTGACCACCGCCAACGCGATGGTGCAGCTGCGCGTCGAGCCCTACATGCGGGGCCGGGTCATGGCGCTCTACATGGCGATCTTCATGGGCGGCACGCCCGTCGGCGCGCCCATCATCGGCTGGATCGGCGACGTCTTCGGGCCCCGCTGGACCATCGCGATCGGCACCGTGGCCGTGGGAATGGCGCTGGCCGGTGTTTCGGTCTGGCTGGCCCGCCACGAGAATGTCCGCGTGAGCTACGAGTCGCAGCGACGTCCCCGGTTCCGGGTCAGCACCTCGCCGGTCTCCGAGGCCGTGCCCGAGGCGGCCCGGTGA
- a CDS encoding lytic murein transglycosylase has translation MTRDVRLTWRTFAGALPAVALIGSGSVLVGTGGAAAEHVTAGSKPIVTVPATPLTRPAAPVLPPLPPIPDEVAPSLPSATSPDLAPALAASGIPSRALDAYKRGATLVDAADPACGIDWALIAAIGKVESDHGRYAGNGLDESGTVRPGIYGLPLDGSNDTAVIHDTDGGALDRDTEWDRAVGPMQFIPGTWRTVGVDADGDGTKNPQNMSDAATSTAVYLCSGPGDLTRDSDLRSAVLRYNHSDAYVSQVVAIADGYRRGVTVLPSGDLSAAQRAATPYLPSGSSAPEGGTAAKGSSAPAPSPRSTPSARATGGSGSGSGTSGGSGDEATTSPTPSPSPTTGVGGVVEDLTKPLKPKPTSTPTSTSSPSPTTTAAPEPVEPVTNALGQLVCPAGYELRLTVPPMCYPK, from the coding sequence ATGACGCGGGACGTGCGACTGACCTGGCGCACCTTTGCCGGCGCCCTGCCGGCGGTGGCACTGATCGGCAGCGGATCGGTGCTCGTCGGCACGGGTGGAGCGGCGGCGGAGCACGTGACCGCCGGGTCCAAGCCCATCGTGACGGTGCCCGCCACACCGCTGACGCGTCCCGCGGCCCCGGTGCTGCCGCCGCTGCCGCCCATCCCCGACGAGGTGGCGCCGTCGCTGCCGTCGGCCACCAGCCCCGACCTCGCCCCTGCCCTCGCGGCCAGCGGCATCCCCTCGCGGGCCCTCGACGCCTACAAGCGGGGCGCCACGCTGGTCGACGCGGCCGACCCCGCCTGCGGGATCGACTGGGCGCTCATCGCCGCGATCGGCAAGGTCGAGAGCGACCACGGACGGTATGCCGGCAACGGCCTCGACGAGTCCGGCACCGTCCGCCCGGGCATCTACGGGCTGCCGCTGGACGGCAGCAACGACACCGCGGTCATCCACGACACCGACGGCGGTGCCCTCGACCGCGACACCGAGTGGGACCGCGCCGTGGGGCCGATGCAGTTCATCCCCGGCACCTGGCGCACGGTGGGGGTCGACGCCGACGGCGACGGCACGAAGAACCCGCAGAACATGTCCGACGCGGCCACCTCGACCGCCGTCTACCTCTGCTCCGGACCCGGTGACCTCACCCGGGACTCCGACCTCCGCTCGGCGGTCCTGCGCTACAACCACAGCGACGCCTACGTCAGCCAGGTCGTCGCCATCGCCGACGGCTACCGGCGCGGAGTCACCGTGCTGCCCAGCGGCGACCTCTCCGCGGCCCAGCGCGCCGCGACCCCCTACCTCCCCTCGGGGTCCTCCGCGCCGGAGGGCGGGACCGCGGCGAAGGGCTCCTCCGCGCCGGCACCGTCCCCGCGCTCGACGCCGTCGGCTCGCGCGACTGGCGGCTCCGGCTCCGGCTCGGGCACCTCCGGCGGCTCGGGTGACGAGGCGACCACCAGCCCGACGCCCTCACCCTCGCCGACGACGGGCGTGGGCGGTGTCGTCGAAGACCTGACCAAGCCGCTGAAGCCGAAGCCGACGTCGACCCCCACGTCGACCTCGAGCCCCTCCCCGACCACGACGGCGGCGCCCGAGCCGGTCGAGCCGGTCACCAACGCGCTGGGTCAGCTCGTCTGCCCCGCCGGGTACGAGCTGCGGCTCACCGTGCCGCCGATGTGCTACCCGAAGTAG
- the serC gene encoding phosphoserine transaminase: MTESAPLTLPAELLPQDGRFGSGPSKVRPEQVDYLASLGTTVLGTSHRQAPVKNLVGAVREGISELFGLPEGYEVVLGNGGSTAFWDIAAFGLVRERAQHLSFGEFSSKFASVTHNAPFLGDSTIIKAEPGTLAAPQAEAGVDVYAWPHNETSTGVMAPVKRVAGADEGSLVLIDATSGAGGLPVDVRESDIYYFGPQKCFAADGGLWLAVFSPAALARVDEIAATGRWVPDFFSLPTAIDNSRKNQTYNTPAVGTLALLKAQLEWINGNGGLDWAVKRTADSSGRLYDWAERTAYTTPYVADPAARSQVVATIDFSDDVDAAAVAKTLRANGVVDVEPYRKLGRNQLRVATFPAVEPDDVSALIACVEHIVERL; this comes from the coding sequence GTGACCGAGAGTGCCCCGCTGACCCTCCCCGCCGAGCTGCTGCCCCAGGACGGGCGGTTCGGCTCCGGTCCGTCGAAGGTCCGGCCCGAGCAGGTCGACTACCTCGCCTCCCTGGGCACCACCGTGCTCGGCACCTCGCACCGCCAGGCCCCGGTGAAGAACCTCGTCGGCGCGGTCCGCGAGGGCATCAGCGAGCTGTTCGGCCTGCCCGAGGGCTACGAGGTCGTCCTGGGCAACGGCGGCTCGACGGCGTTCTGGGACATCGCCGCCTTCGGCCTGGTCCGCGAGCGCGCCCAGCACCTGAGCTTCGGTGAGTTCTCGTCCAAGTTCGCCAGCGTCACCCACAACGCCCCCTTCCTCGGCGACTCGACCATCATCAAGGCCGAGCCCGGCACGCTGGCCGCCCCGCAGGCCGAGGCCGGGGTCGACGTCTACGCCTGGCCGCACAACGAGACCTCCACCGGCGTCATGGCCCCGGTCAAGCGGGTCGCCGGGGCCGACGAGGGCTCCCTCGTGCTCATCGATGCGACCTCCGGTGCCGGCGGTCTGCCCGTCGACGTCCGCGAGTCCGACATCTACTACTTCGGCCCGCAGAAGTGCTTCGCGGCCGATGGCGGCCTCTGGCTGGCCGTCTTCTCCCCGGCCGCCCTGGCCCGGGTCGACGAGATCGCCGCGACGGGCCGCTGGGTGCCCGACTTCTTCTCGCTGCCGACCGCGATCGACAACTCCCGCAAGAACCAGACCTACAACACCCCGGCCGTCGGCACGCTGGCCCTGCTCAAGGCCCAGCTCGAGTGGATCAACGGCAACGGCGGTCTCGACTGGGCGGTCAAGCGCACGGCCGACTCCAGCGGGCGTCTCTACGACTGGGCCGAGCGCACGGCCTACACCACGCCCTACGTGGCCGACCCGGCCGCGCGCTCGCAGGTCGTGGCAACCATCGACTTCTCCGACGACGTCGACGCGGCCGCGGTGGCCAAGACCCTGCGCGCCAACGGCGTCGTCGACGTGGAGCCCTACCGCAAGCTGGGCCGCAACCAGCTGCGCGTGGCGACGTTCCCCGCCGTCGAGCCCGACGACGTGTCGGCCCTGATCGCCTGCGTGGAGCACATCGTCGAGCGCCTCTGA
- a CDS encoding type IV toxin-antitoxin system AbiEi family antitoxin domain-containing protein, whose translation MELHDLARHDVVSTRDATTLGLGPSDLRRMVRQGEIRRLIRGWYAVGSPDADRPPWEGEDEWETARAAHRLLTIALLRSFAGRVVASHQSALVLHGVRLWKSDLETAHVCRTDDDHTRRRAAAVLHPACGVDPVKTADGFRTVPVATAVVQAGLHAPRDGLPPFPFESLVAADGALHDGLVTKEELEAAVKAHSRLPGIHGVRALLAHADGRHESVGETRLAHTMRALGYQFTPQVKVTAGGRRWRVDFMLDDDPVVVEFDGLAKYSGGLMNPTPDQLRKALALEKRREDRLRGTEREVVRFVWAEADDAPVVRARLDAAIARARRRLGA comes from the coding sequence ATGGAGCTGCACGACCTGGCCCGGCACGACGTGGTGTCGACGCGCGACGCCACCACGCTGGGACTCGGACCGTCCGATCTGCGCCGGATGGTCAGGCAGGGCGAGATCCGCCGGCTCATCCGCGGCTGGTATGCCGTCGGCTCGCCCGACGCCGATCGTCCACCGTGGGAGGGCGAGGACGAATGGGAGACAGCCCGGGCCGCACACCGCCTCCTGACCATCGCCCTGTTGCGGTCGTTCGCGGGCCGGGTGGTCGCGAGTCACCAGTCCGCGCTGGTGCTCCACGGTGTTCGGCTGTGGAAGTCGGACCTCGAGACCGCCCACGTCTGCCGCACCGACGACGACCACACCCGTCGGCGAGCGGCGGCCGTCCTGCACCCGGCGTGCGGCGTCGATCCGGTGAAGACCGCTGACGGCTTCCGCACCGTGCCGGTCGCGACGGCGGTCGTTCAGGCCGGCCTCCACGCTCCACGAGACGGCCTCCCGCCATTCCCCTTCGAAAGCCTGGTGGCGGCCGACGGCGCACTCCACGACGGTCTGGTCACCAAGGAGGAGCTCGAGGCCGCGGTCAAGGCGCACAGCCGGCTCCCCGGCATACATGGGGTGCGGGCCCTCCTCGCACATGCGGATGGTCGCCACGAGTCGGTCGGGGAGACCAGGTTGGCACACACCATGCGCGCCTTGGGCTACCAGTTCACGCCGCAGGTGAAGGTGACCGCCGGGGGTCGGCGCTGGCGGGTTGACTTCATGCTCGACGACGACCCGGTCGTCGTGGAGTTCGACGGCCTCGCGAAGTACTCAGGCGGGCTCATGAACCCGACGCCAGATCAGCTGCGCAAGGCGCTCGCCCTGGAGAAGAGGCGCGAGGACCGACTGCGCGGCACCGAGCGTGAGGTGGTGCGCTTCGTCTGGGCAGAGGCCGATGACGCCCCCGTGGTGCGGGCCCGGCTCGACGCGGCCATCGCGCGGGCACGCCGCCGCCTCGGAGCCTGA
- a CDS encoding citrate synthase 2, producing the protein MSDSDFKPGLEGVIAFESEIAEPDKEGGALRYRGVDINDLVGRVSFGQVWGLLVDNEFDPGLPPAEPFPLPIHSGDVRVDVQAALATLAPLWGFRPLLDIDPETARDNLARASVTALSFVAQSARGLSQPMIPQREVDRGRTIVERFMIRWRGEPDPRHVEAVDAYWVSAAEHGMNASTFTARVIASTGADVAACLSGAVGAMSGPLHGGAPSRVLHMIEGVEQTGDATAYVKDVLDKGERLMGFGHRVYRAEDPRARVLRATCERLGAPRFEVAAALEKAALDELHARRPDRVLATNVEFWAAVLLDFAEVPASMFTPMFTCARSAGWSAHILEQKKTGRLIRPSSRYIGPGPRPVESVAGWRG; encoded by the coding sequence ATGTCCGACAGTGACTTCAAGCCAGGGCTCGAGGGAGTCATCGCCTTCGAGTCGGAGATCGCCGAGCCCGACAAGGAGGGCGGCGCTCTCCGGTACCGCGGCGTCGACATCAACGACCTCGTCGGGCGGGTCTCGTTCGGCCAGGTCTGGGGCCTGCTCGTCGACAACGAGTTCGACCCGGGCCTGCCTCCCGCCGAGCCGTTCCCGCTGCCGATCCACTCCGGTGACGTGCGGGTCGACGTCCAGGCCGCGCTGGCGACCCTGGCCCCGCTCTGGGGCTTCCGGCCGCTGCTCGACATCGACCCCGAGACCGCCCGCGACAACCTCGCGCGCGCCTCGGTGACCGCGCTGTCGTTCGTGGCCCAGTCGGCCCGTGGCCTCAGCCAGCCGATGATCCCGCAGCGCGAGGTCGACAGGGGCCGGACGATCGTCGAGCGGTTCATGATCCGCTGGCGCGGCGAGCCCGACCCGCGTCACGTCGAGGCCGTCGACGCCTACTGGGTCTCGGCTGCCGAGCACGGCATGAACGCCTCGACCTTCACCGCGCGCGTCATCGCCTCCACCGGTGCCGACGTCGCCGCCTGCCTGTCCGGTGCCGTCGGGGCGATGAGCGGCCCGCTGCACGGCGGAGCCCCCTCGCGCGTGCTGCACATGATCGAGGGCGTCGAGCAGACCGGTGACGCCACGGCCTACGTCAAGGACGTGCTCGACAAGGGCGAGCGGCTCATGGGCTTCGGCCACCGCGTCTACCGCGCCGAGGACCCCCGGGCCCGGGTGCTGCGGGCGACCTGTGAGCGGCTGGGTGCGCCCCGTTTCGAGGTGGCGGCCGCCCTGGAGAAGGCTGCCCTCGACGAGCTGCACGCCCGGCGCCCCGACCGGGTGCTGGCGACCAACGTGGAGTTCTGGGCGGCCGTGCTGCTCGACTTCGCCGAGGTACCGGCCTCGATGTTCACCCCGATGTTCACCTGCGCCCGTTCGGCCGGCTGGTCGGCGCACATCCTGGAGCAGAAGAAGACCGGACGCCTGATCCGCCCGAGCTCGCGCTACATCGGCCCCGGCCCGCGGCCCGTGGAGTCCGTGGCCGGCTGGCGCGGCTGA
- a CDS encoding pentapeptide repeat-containing protein, with protein MVTPRLTPDGDFDTEVFTGDLTGQDAGSARFLECRFEECDLTELRAPRARFADTTLYAVRGAGVDLAESEWLDCVVSGARLGAVQLHGSELRRVRVEGGKIDYLNLRGANLREVAFVDCVLTEPDFGGAALQQVTFEGCRLVGPDFNQVQMKAVDFSGAHLAAPRGLASLSGATISRLQLLDLAPALADQLGITVAD; from the coding sequence ATGGTGACCCCTCGCCTGACCCCCGACGGCGACTTCGACACCGAGGTCTTCACCGGGGACCTGACCGGGCAGGACGCCGGGAGCGCACGCTTCCTGGAGTGCCGGTTCGAGGAGTGCGACCTCACCGAGCTGCGGGCACCGCGGGCCCGCTTCGCGGACACGACCCTGTATGCCGTGCGCGGAGCCGGCGTCGACCTCGCCGAGAGCGAGTGGCTGGACTGCGTCGTCTCGGGGGCGCGACTGGGGGCGGTGCAGCTCCACGGGTCCGAGCTGCGGCGGGTGCGGGTCGAGGGCGGCAAGATCGACTACCTCAACCTGCGCGGGGCAAACCTGCGGGAGGTGGCGTTCGTCGACTGCGTGCTGACCGAGCCTGACTTCGGTGGCGCGGCCCTGCAACAGGTCACCTTCGAGGGCTGCCGGCTCGTGGGGCCCGACTTCAACCAGGTGCAGATGAAGGCGGTCGACTTCAGCGGGGCACACCTGGCGGCGCCGCGCGGGCTGGCCAGCCTGTCGGGCGCGACGATCTCCCGCCTCCAGCTGCTCGACCTCGCGCCGGCCCTGGCCGACCAGCTCGGCATCACCGTCGCCGACTGA
- a CDS encoding glyoxalase has product MTTRAFALGTLYHVQLAIPTGGEPACREFWADVLGMEELEKPPVLAARGGCWFRGGGLEVHLGVEQDFSPARKAHPGILVQDLPALAAALEEAGVE; this is encoded by the coding sequence ATGACGACGAGAGCCTTTGCCCTCGGCACGCTCTACCACGTCCAGCTCGCCATCCCGACGGGAGGCGAGCCGGCGTGCCGGGAGTTCTGGGCCGACGTCCTCGGCATGGAGGAGCTGGAGAAGCCCCCCGTGCTGGCGGCCCGGGGTGGCTGCTGGTTCCGCGGCGGCGGACTGGAGGTCCACCTCGGTGTCGAGCAGGACTTCTCCCCTGCCCGCAAGGCCCACCCGGGCATCCTCGTCCAGGACCTGCCGGCACTGGCGGCAGCACTGGAAGAGGCCGGCGTCGAGTGA
- a CDS encoding NYN domain-containing protein, whose protein sequence is MEAKARIALLIDADNVSARRIDLILNELSGYGETSIRRAYGNWTKPELRGWAGVLHENAIRPMQQYDYTSGKNASDMALVVDAMALLYTDQPEAYAIVSSDGDFTPLVMHLREKGAAVYGFGERKTPEPFKSACSRFLVLDQLDVEEEDAAADTTEAEARPARLRVPTAELKKDAKLVTLLRRAVQGAADDDGWALVGTVGQHIANQSSFDPRNYGYAKLSKLLEATDLFDMKDEGKPTLAVRDKRRARSARR, encoded by the coding sequence ATGGAAGCCAAGGCGCGGATCGCGCTGCTCATCGACGCCGACAACGTGTCGGCCCGCCGGATCGACCTCATCCTCAACGAGCTGTCCGGCTACGGCGAGACGAGCATCCGGCGCGCCTACGGCAACTGGACCAAGCCCGAGCTGCGCGGGTGGGCGGGGGTGCTCCACGAGAACGCCATCCGGCCGATGCAGCAGTACGACTACACCAGCGGCAAGAACGCCAGCGACATGGCGCTCGTCGTCGACGCCATGGCCCTGCTCTACACCGACCAGCCCGAGGCCTACGCGATCGTCTCCTCCGACGGCGACTTCACCCCGCTCGTCATGCACCTGCGCGAGAAGGGCGCAGCCGTCTACGGGTTCGGCGAGCGCAAGACCCCGGAGCCCTTCAAGAGCGCCTGCTCGCGGTTCCTCGTCCTCGACCAGCTCGACGTCGAGGAGGAGGACGCGGCGGCCGACACGACCGAGGCCGAGGCCCGGCCCGCGCGGCTGCGGGTGCCCACCGCCGAGCTCAAGAAGGACGCCAAGCTCGTCACGCTGCTCCGGCGGGCTGTTCAGGGGGCCGCCGACGACGACGGCTGGGCGCTCGTGGGCACCGTCGGCCAGCACATCGCGAACCAGTCGTCGTTCGACCCGCGCAACTACGGCTACGCCAAGCTGAGCAAGCTGCTCGAGGCGACCGACCTGTTCGACATGAAGGACGAGGGCAAGCCCACCCTCGCCGTACGCGACAAGCGCCGAGCCAGGAGCGCGAGGCGCTAG